From the genome of Delphinus delphis chromosome 8, mDelDel1.2, whole genome shotgun sequence, one region includes:
- the C8H11orf96 gene encoding uncharacterized protein C11orf96 homolog: MAAAKPGELMGICSSYQAVMPHFVCLADEFPQPVRPAKLSKGKGRLRRPRQSRFKTQPVTFDEIQEVEEEGVSPMEEEKAKKSFLQSLECLRRSTQSLSLQREQLGSCKLRNSLDSSDSDSAL, from the coding sequence ATGGCGGCCGCCAAGCCCGGCGAGCTGATGGGCATCTGCTCCAGCTACCAGGCAGTGATGCCGCACTTCGTGTGCCTGGCCGACGAGTTCCCACAGCCCGTGCGGCCCGCCAAGCTGTCCAAGGGCAAGGGCCGGCTGCGGCGGCCGCGCCAGTCCCGCTTCAAGACGCAGCCGGTGACCTTCGACGAGATCcaggaggtggaggaagagggcGTGTCCCCCATGGAGGAAGAGAAGGCCAAGAAGTCGTTCCTGCAGAGCCTGGAGTGCCTGCGCCGCAGCACGCAGAGCCTGTCGCTGCAGAGGGAGCAGCTCGGCAGCTGCAAACTGAGGAACAGCCTGGACTCCAGCGACTCCGACTCGGCCCTGTGA